From Candidatus Dormiibacterota bacterium, a single genomic window includes:
- a CDS encoding cyclic nucleotide-binding domain-containing protein, which produces MPFTRPAAITLDARSLSAATRTEHIVESFDKLQLGGVMEIVEETDPRALRNEMMQLRPGRFSWDARNFGGNRWTVRLERIDENADVESFLQHVPPFSTAKASTIKELASQTGERSYEAGETIFDEGEVWPYLGIVRSGKIIYTLLSPDGKTHTIGERLAHDTINESGTFDGGGATTRAEALTQATLLTISSEAVIHACRNDAELALGFLIAASQARRRSIDTIADLAFAHVLQRVAKFLLGYARASIGMTRGLPGVEHLSQAQIAAAAGTVRDMAARALLRLKNAGAVELDRGRVKAIDRARLEAFAHNVQAPPV; this is translated from the coding sequence ATGCCATTCACCCGTCCCGCCGCCATCACGCTCGATGCCCGGTCGCTCTCGGCTGCGACGCGGACGGAGCACATCGTGGAGAGCTTTGACAAGCTCCAGCTCGGCGGCGTCATGGAGATCGTCGAGGAGACCGATCCACGCGCGCTGCGCAACGAGATGATGCAGCTGCGCCCAGGCCGCTTTTCATGGGACGCACGCAACTTCGGAGGGAACCGCTGGACCGTGCGCCTCGAGCGCATCGACGAGAACGCCGACGTCGAGTCGTTCCTCCAGCACGTGCCGCCCTTCTCCACGGCCAAGGCATCGACGATCAAGGAGCTCGCAAGCCAGACGGGAGAACGATCCTATGAAGCGGGCGAGACGATCTTCGACGAAGGCGAAGTGTGGCCGTACCTCGGCATCGTGCGCAGCGGCAAGATCATCTACACGCTGCTCTCGCCGGACGGGAAGACACATACGATCGGCGAGCGCCTCGCGCACGACACGATCAACGAGAGCGGCACCTTCGACGGCGGCGGCGCCACCACGCGCGCGGAAGCGCTCACGCAGGCGACGCTCCTCACCATTTCAAGCGAAGCGGTGATCCACGCGTGTCGCAACGATGCCGAGCTCGCGCTGGGCTTCCTCATCGCCGCGTCGCAGGCGCGAAGGCGCTCGATCGACACGATCGCCGACCTTGCGTTCGCCCACGTCCTGCAGCGCGTCGCAAAGTTTCTCTTGGGCTACGCGCGCGCTTCGATCGGCATGACCCGCGGCCTTCCCGGCGTGGAACATCTCTCGCAAGCACAGATCGCCGCGGCCGCAGGAACCGTACGAGACATGGCGGCGCGCGCGCTGCTGCGCCTGAAGAACGCGGGAGCGGTAGAGCTCGATCGCGGACGCGTCAAAGCGATCGATCGGGCGAGGCTCGAGGCCTTCGCCCACAACGTGCAAGCGCCGCCGGTCTAG
- a CDS encoding thiolase family protein: MSVKDSDVIVVAGARTPFGNLGGALSELSATDLGVLAAEAAIARSGVPRDRIDDVVFGNVIQTSVDAAYIARHIGLRAGLRVDVPALAVNRLCGSGLQAILSAAQSLVLGDARYALAGGSESMSQAPHVVRGARKGLRLGADVRFEDSLWEALTDSYNGMPMAITAENLASQYDVTRAQSDEFALQSQERALSARASGFFDEEIVPVRVYGPKGESVIGADEGPRAGVTLERLATLPARFKPNGIVTAGNASGISDGAAAVVLTTVRQARADGIAWLGRLAGASVLGVDPDLMGIGPAYAIPRALQNAGIGDEDLAVMEINEAFAPQVLACMRELRRDPFAQNVNPHGGAISLGHPLAASGARLALTTLHELRRRGGGYGVASACIGGGQGIAAVFAVE; encoded by the coding sequence ATGTCCGTGAAAGACTCCGACGTCATCGTGGTTGCAGGCGCACGCACGCCGTTCGGCAATCTCGGCGGGGCTCTCTCCGAGCTCAGCGCTACGGACCTCGGCGTGCTTGCGGCGGAAGCCGCAATCGCTCGCTCGGGCGTTCCGAGGGACCGAATCGACGACGTCGTCTTTGGCAATGTGATCCAGACGAGCGTGGATGCAGCGTACATCGCACGCCATATCGGATTGCGTGCCGGGCTGCGCGTCGACGTGCCCGCGCTCGCGGTGAACCGTCTGTGCGGATCGGGTTTGCAGGCGATTCTTTCAGCGGCACAGTCGCTCGTGCTCGGTGACGCACGCTACGCCTTGGCCGGCGGCAGCGAGTCGATGAGCCAAGCGCCGCACGTGGTTCGCGGCGCGCGCAAAGGACTGCGTTTGGGAGCGGACGTTCGCTTCGAGGATTCGCTCTGGGAGGCGTTGACGGACTCGTACAACGGCATGCCGATGGCCATTACCGCCGAGAACCTCGCATCGCAGTACGACGTGACGCGCGCGCAGAGCGACGAGTTCGCGCTGCAGAGTCAGGAACGTGCGCTCTCGGCGCGGGCGTCGGGTTTCTTCGACGAAGAGATCGTGCCGGTACGCGTCTACGGCCCGAAGGGGGAATCGGTAATCGGTGCAGACGAGGGACCGCGCGCCGGGGTGACGCTCGAGCGTCTCGCCACGCTGCCGGCGCGCTTCAAGCCCAATGGCATCGTCACCGCGGGAAACGCGAGCGGTATTAGCGACGGCGCGGCTGCCGTCGTGCTGACGACGGTGCGCCAAGCGCGGGCGGACGGCATCGCGTGGCTCGGGCGCCTAGCGGGCGCAAGCGTGCTGGGCGTCGATCCCGACCTGATGGGCATCGGTCCCGCGTACGCAATTCCGAGGGCACTGCAGAATGCGGGCATCGGAGATGAGGACCTGGCGGTGATGGAGATCAACGAAGCGTTTGCGCCGCAGGTGCTCGCCTGCATGCGCGAGCTGCGGCGCGACCCGTTCGCGCAAAACGTCAATCCGCACGGCGGCGCGATCTCACTCGGGCACCCGCTCGCCGCGTCGGGCGCGCGCCTCGCGCTGACGACGCTGCACGAGCTGCGCCGCCGGGGAGGCGGTTACGGCGTCGCGTCGGCGTGCATCGGTGGGGGCCAAGGAATCGCCGCGGTCTTCGCCGTGGAGTAG
- a CDS encoding redoxin domain-containing protein, which produces MLNRLWDLLAVVIVLAIAWKIFLAPRSLSVAAAYPAPHATYQRLDGGEFRVTQARGSVLFLDFYASWCEPCREELPKVEAYARAHPSVEVVPVDVGEPRVVAASFARRLNLRNVALDPEALSRGFFSISGFPTIVAIDPRGRVRATWAGYDPLVESTMAHAVATLARSVESVTPR; this is translated from the coding sequence GTGTTAAACCGGCTTTGGGATCTGCTGGCGGTCGTCATCGTGCTTGCGATTGCGTGGAAGATATTTCTCGCTCCACGGTCGCTTTCGGTCGCCGCGGCATATCCGGCGCCGCACGCAACGTACCAGCGCCTCGACGGCGGGGAGTTTCGCGTAACGCAGGCGCGGGGAAGCGTGCTCTTCCTCGATTTCTACGCATCGTGGTGCGAGCCGTGCCGCGAAGAGCTGCCGAAGGTCGAAGCATACGCTCGTGCGCACCCGTCGGTGGAGGTGGTGCCGGTCGACGTCGGAGAGCCGCGCGTGGTGGCCGCGAGCTTTGCGCGCCGGTTGAATCTGCGTAACGTCGCTCTCGACCCCGAAGCCCTCTCCCGAGGGTTCTTTTCGATCTCCGGGTTTCCGACGATCGTGGCGATCGATCCGCGGGGGCGCGTTCGCGCTACGTGGGCCGGCTATGATCCCCTCGTCGAGAGTACGATGGCACATGCGGTCGCGACGCTCGCGCGCAGCGTAGAGAGCGTTACGCCCCGCTGA
- a CDS encoding enoyl-CoA hydratase-related protein, with translation MPDRYENLVIESAGGIAVVTLNRPAVLNALNGALLAELSSALRAIDADPAMRAVILTGSGEKAFAAGADIAELAALESSVAAKVAARTGQALTRQMERMRVPIIAAINGFALGGGCELALACDIRIASQTARLGQPEVNLGIIPGYGGSQRTTRLVGRAHAMYLCLTGEIVDAQEALRIGLVERVVPQGDLMLEARRIAALIAAKAPLAIAACKRAIDGGAHLSLDDALELEATEFARLVATADFSEGARAFLEKRKPRFSGA, from the coding sequence ATGCCTGACCGATACGAGAACCTCGTCATCGAGAGCGCCGGCGGCATTGCGGTCGTCACGTTGAATCGGCCCGCGGTCCTCAACGCGCTCAACGGCGCACTGCTCGCTGAGCTCTCCTCGGCGCTGCGTGCCATCGACGCCGACCCTGCCATGCGCGCGGTGATCCTCACAGGAAGCGGCGAGAAGGCTTTCGCGGCCGGCGCAGATATCGCCGAGCTTGCGGCGCTGGAATCGTCGGTCGCGGCGAAGGTTGCTGCTCGGACCGGCCAGGCGCTCACCCGTCAGATGGAGCGGATGCGCGTTCCGATCATCGCGGCGATCAACGGTTTCGCGCTCGGCGGAGGCTGCGAGCTCGCGTTGGCTTGCGACATTCGCATCGCCTCCCAGACGGCACGGCTCGGGCAGCCGGAGGTCAATCTCGGAATCATTCCGGGGTACGGCGGATCTCAGCGCACCACGCGTCTCGTCGGCCGGGCCCACGCGATGTACCTATGCCTCACCGGCGAGATCGTCGACGCGCAGGAGGCGCTGCGAATCGGCTTGGTCGAGCGCGTCGTTCCGCAAGGCGATCTCATGCTCGAGGCACGACGGATCGCCGCGCTCATCGCCGCAAAGGCTCCGCTCGCCATCGCGGCGTGCAAGCGCGCGATCGACGGCGGCGCTCATCTCAGCCTCGACGACGCCTTGGAACTCGAAGCGACCGAGTTTGCACGGCTCGTCGCGACGGCAGATTTCAGCGAAGGCGCCCGGGCCTTCCTCGAAAAGCGCAAGCCGCGCTTCAGCGGGGCGTAA
- a CDS encoding 3-hydroxybutyryl-CoA dehydrogenase — MTEIRAVGVCGAGLMGNGIAQACAAAGYDVTLAEVEDSPLRRGMSAIEASLDRFVERGRIDRAERDRVLARIRPTTQIDDLKECDLAIEAIVENAEAKAGLFARLDALLAPHAILCTNTSSLCVIELAAKTTRPNRVAGLHFFNPVPIMKLVEIVKTIATSQEVVDTLFAFSRRLDKEPILAQDTPGFVVNRLLVPYLLSAIRCYEQGVATKEDIDKGMKLGCGYPMGPFELLDFVGLDTTYYIAEIMFDEFKDPAMAPPPLLKRLVLAGRYGRKSGKGFYEYA; from the coding sequence ATGACGGAGATTCGTGCGGTCGGCGTCTGCGGCGCCGGCTTGATGGGAAACGGCATCGCGCAAGCCTGCGCCGCGGCGGGCTACGACGTCACCCTGGCGGAAGTCGAAGACTCTCCACTACGGCGCGGGATGTCCGCGATCGAGGCCTCTCTCGACAGGTTCGTCGAGCGAGGGCGCATCGATCGAGCCGAGCGCGATCGCGTTCTCGCTCGCATTCGCCCGACGACGCAAATAGACGATCTCAAGGAGTGCGATCTGGCGATCGAGGCAATCGTCGAGAACGCCGAGGCAAAGGCGGGACTGTTTGCGCGACTCGACGCGCTGCTCGCTCCGCACGCAATCCTCTGCACGAACACATCAAGCCTGTGCGTCATCGAGCTTGCCGCAAAAACCACGCGCCCGAACCGCGTCGCCGGCTTGCACTTCTTCAATCCCGTGCCCATCATGAAGCTCGTCGAGATCGTGAAGACGATTGCCACATCGCAAGAGGTCGTCGACACGCTCTTCGCCTTCTCGCGTAGGCTCGATAAGGAGCCGATACTCGCGCAAGACACGCCGGGATTCGTCGTGAACCGCCTGCTCGTCCCGTATTTGCTCTCTGCGATCCGGTGCTATGAGCAGGGCGTGGCGACGAAAGAGGACATCGACAAGGGAATGAAACTCGGTTGCGGGTATCCAATGGGCCCGTTCGAGCTGCTCGACTTCGTCGGGCTCGACACGACGTATTACATTGCGGAGATCATGTTCGACGAGTTCAAAGATCCGGCGATGGCGCCGCCGCCGCTGCTCAAACGCCTGGTGCTCGCCGGCCGCTACGGCCGTAAAAGCGGAAAGGGATTCTACGAGTATGCCTGA
- the phoU gene encoding phosphate signaling complex protein PhoU: protein MTYNAFMRTVYHEALEGTRLDVVRLGALVGDALRAAADALERRNAATGARVVAGDDIVDDLRRKIESNCIELIWRQQPVAGELREIAAMLNLATDLERIGDYAVELAKNAIKLADMPLRPQRVEIDRIVGVVHGMLLDAMRAYSERDDALASSVIERDAEVDRLYKRSITVLQEEMQADPEIVPAATRFLFILTSLERAGDRAGNIAWHTKDMLGLG from the coding sequence ATGACGTATAATGCTTTCATGCGAACGGTCTACCATGAAGCGCTCGAAGGGACGCGGCTCGACGTCGTGCGCCTGGGCGCGCTCGTCGGAGACGCACTGCGTGCGGCAGCCGACGCGCTCGAGCGGCGGAACGCGGCGACGGGGGCGCGCGTCGTGGCAGGCGACGACATCGTGGACGACTTGCGCCGCAAAATCGAGTCGAATTGCATCGAGTTGATCTGGCGACAGCAGCCGGTCGCGGGCGAGCTGCGAGAGATCGCCGCGATGTTGAACCTGGCGACCGATCTGGAGCGGATCGGCGACTATGCCGTGGAGCTGGCAAAGAACGCGATCAAGCTCGCCGACATGCCCTTGCGGCCGCAGCGCGTCGAGATCGACCGAATCGTCGGCGTGGTCCACGGGATGTTGCTCGATGCGATGAGAGCCTACTCCGAGCGCGACGACGCCCTTGCAAGCTCGGTGATCGAGCGCGACGCGGAGGTGGATCGCCTGTACAAACGGAGCATCACCGTCCTGCAAGAAGAGATGCAAGCCGATCCGGAGATCGTTCCTGCCGCGACGCGGTTTCTGTTCATCTTGACGTCGCTCGAGCGCGCCGGGGATAGGGCCGGCAATATCGCCTGGCACACCAAAGACATGCTCGGCCTCGGCTAG
- a CDS encoding aminotransferase class V-fold PLP-dependent enzyme, translating into MPRSEFLVPEKLVYLNHAATGILPRCTRDACTAFVQAQSEGGVLGTFPYELRMPEFRTKLAGFIGAQGDEVAFLRSTSEATNVLALGLDWAPGDEVLLCDNEFPANAIPWLALRSRGVVVRFIETARERMTPEVLRHSLSARTRVVTVSWVSFADGYRHDLAALAEIAHARGAFLCVDGIQGLGVFPMDVGACNVDAFYGGGQKWMLALQGISYLYVGERLRERLSVAAPGWRSLSNMWDFLDYAQPYAGDVSRFEGGTPSFIGALSLASSVEFLERYDRRAVAEHVLALTDRLVEGIERAGAETAAPRGPGVSSGIVTIVASGEDPVELGRRLQREGIVTTYRGNGIRVAPHGYNTFEEIDALLDAIAPSIRLP; encoded by the coding sequence TTGCCGCGATCTGAGTTTCTCGTTCCCGAGAAGCTCGTGTATCTGAATCACGCTGCCACGGGCATTCTGCCGCGTTGCACGCGCGATGCGTGTACGGCTTTCGTGCAGGCTCAAAGCGAAGGCGGTGTCCTGGGAACGTTTCCATACGAGCTGCGGATGCCGGAGTTTCGCACGAAGCTGGCGGGGTTCATCGGAGCTCAAGGCGATGAGGTCGCCTTTCTGCGCAGTACGAGCGAAGCGACGAACGTTCTTGCGCTGGGCCTTGACTGGGCCCCGGGCGACGAAGTCCTTCTATGCGACAACGAGTTCCCTGCGAACGCGATTCCGTGGCTTGCGCTGCGTTCGCGCGGCGTCGTGGTGCGTTTCATCGAGACCGCGCGCGAACGGATGACGCCGGAGGTGCTCCGGCATTCGCTCTCTGCGCGCACGCGCGTCGTGACCGTGTCATGGGTTTCGTTTGCGGACGGATACCGGCACGATCTCGCCGCACTTGCCGAGATCGCGCACGCGCGTGGAGCGTTTCTCTGCGTCGACGGCATTCAAGGTTTGGGAGTCTTCCCGATGGACGTGGGTGCTTGCAACGTGGACGCGTTCTATGGCGGCGGGCAGAAGTGGATGCTCGCACTACAAGGAATTTCGTATCTGTACGTGGGCGAAAGACTGCGCGAGCGGCTCAGCGTCGCGGCGCCCGGGTGGCGGTCGCTTTCGAACATGTGGGATTTTCTCGACTATGCTCAGCCCTACGCCGGGGACGTGTCGAGATTTGAAGGCGGAACGCCGAGTTTCATCGGCGCCCTCTCGCTGGCTTCATCGGTCGAGTTCTTGGAACGCTACGATCGTCGCGCGGTCGCGGAGCACGTGCTCGCGCTCACCGATCGTCTCGTCGAAGGCATAGAGCGCGCCGGCGCCGAGACCGCCGCTCCGCGGGGGCCGGGCGTCTCTTCGGGCATCGTAACGATCGTTGCGAGCGGCGAGGATCCGGTCGAGCTCGGGCGCAGACTGCAGCGCGAAGGCATCGTCACCACGTATCGAGGCAACGGCATCCGCGTGGCGCCACACGGCTACAACACATTCGAGGAGATCGACGCGCTGCTCGACGCAATCGCGCCTAGTATCCGCCTTCCTTAA
- a CDS encoding Cof-type HAD-IIB family hydrolase, which produces MSIDLIALDLDGTLLDSHEQVSEANRAAIAAALAEGIRVVLVTGRGVEAPTQISHNLGLALPVICCHGALTKDIQTGKTIGHIPVPAMYAKPMLEFAEAKGIDVAVYLEERFYRMPGARRYMSDMRGPEWQEIASFRDLPQIAPTFLRFLGTDAVSTLRATFGDLPLHFKYETWGEFEECAVTSRDATKRNALTNLCATYEVPRERVLAIGDSRNDVPMLRWAGIGVAMGNAEPDVARAVGRVTAGNDDDGVARAIERYVQRAPYRARSA; this is translated from the coding sequence GTGTCCATAGATCTCATCGCCCTCGATCTCGACGGGACGCTGCTCGATTCGCACGAGCAGGTCTCCGAAGCCAATCGCGCCGCCATCGCAGCCGCACTCGCGGAGGGCATCCGCGTCGTCCTCGTGACCGGCCGTGGCGTCGAAGCCCCGACGCAGATCTCTCACAACCTCGGGCTGGCGTTGCCGGTCATCTGCTGTCACGGCGCGCTCACGAAAGACATTCAGACGGGGAAGACCATCGGCCACATTCCCGTTCCCGCGATGTATGCGAAGCCGATGCTGGAGTTTGCGGAGGCGAAGGGCATCGACGTCGCAGTGTATCTGGAGGAGCGCTTCTATCGCATGCCGGGAGCGCGCCGCTATATGAGCGACATGCGCGGCCCTGAGTGGCAGGAGATTGCGAGCTTTCGGGATCTCCCGCAGATCGCTCCGACGTTTCTGCGCTTCCTTGGTACGGACGCCGTCTCCACGTTACGCGCGACGTTCGGCGATCTGCCGTTGCACTTCAAGTACGAAACGTGGGGTGAGTTCGAAGAGTGCGCGGTGACGAGCCGTGACGCGACGAAGCGCAATGCGCTTACGAATCTGTGCGCGACGTACGAGGTTCCGCGCGAACGCGTGCTTGCGATCGGCGACTCGCGCAACGACGTGCCGATGCTGCGCTGGGCCGGCATCGGCGTGGCGATGGGGAACGCCGAGCCGGACGTCGCCCGCGCGGTCGGGCGCGTGACGGCGGGGAACGACGACGACGGCGTCGCGCGGGCCATCGAGCGATACGTGCAAAGAGCGCCGTATCGCGCGCGCAGCGCATGA
- a CDS encoding MoaD/ThiS family protein: MTVRVVAFARIRELLGASESLLTLPSAARVRDAWLALAERTPALRELSPSTRIARNGLLVPRDERLQDGDEIALLPPSGGG, encoded by the coding sequence ATGACGGTTCGCGTCGTCGCCTTCGCGCGCATTCGCGAGCTGCTCGGCGCTTCGGAGAGCCTGCTGACGCTTCCCAGCGCAGCGCGCGTGCGCGACGCATGGTTGGCGTTGGCGGAACGTACGCCTGCGCTCCGCGAGCTGAGCCCGTCGACGCGCATCGCGCGCAACGGACTGCTCGTGCCGCGCGACGAGCGGCTGCAGGATGGAGACGAAATCGCGTTGCTGCCGCCGAGCGGGGGAGGGTAA
- a CDS encoding molybdenum cofactor biosynthesis protein MoaE — MFAIARDEIDVAAVEEAVRSPECGAIVTFVGAVRGQSDDGLPVAGLEYEAHEPLAIEAFEHIAREARARWGELRVAVVHRSGVLDVGDVAVVVAVAAPHRSEAFSACAFAIDELKQRAPIWKKERYREGSADRWRENP; from the coding sequence GTGTTCGCCATCGCGCGTGACGAAATCGACGTAGCCGCCGTGGAGGAGGCCGTGCGCTCGCCGGAGTGCGGAGCGATCGTCACGTTCGTGGGCGCCGTGCGCGGGCAATCGGACGACGGCCTTCCCGTCGCTGGTCTCGAGTACGAGGCGCACGAGCCGCTGGCCATCGAAGCGTTCGAGCACATTGCGCGAGAGGCGCGAGCGCGCTGGGGCGAGCTTCGCGTTGCCGTCGTGCATCGCTCCGGTGTGCTCGACGTGGGCGACGTTGCCGTCGTGGTTGCCGTCGCGGCGCCGCACCGGTCGGAAGCGTTCTCGGCGTGCGCCTTTGCAATCGACGAGCTGAAGCAGCGCGCGCCGATCTGGAAGAAGGAGCGCTATCGGGAAGGCTCGGCAGACCGCTGGCGCGAGAATCCGTGA
- a CDS encoding alpha/beta fold hydrolase: MRLELLRVAATRNEIAVLRYVPRRPRGLALVVAHGYSSSKQNLDPLCAFLAAHGFELFSLDFPGHKLGASGGRLHDFEECLDTMASVTRSARSECGDPILLGHSLGAVTALVCAARDPAIPGVVAIATGYRRPAALDALQRNVTVDLRAAYVDGPSLPELFAGVDERLDEALPLLAGRPALYVAAERDAMVPPSSVKELYERAPEPKRFARVESNHTAAGEHARTPVLQWLNELQPRT; this comes from the coding sequence GTGAGGCTCGAGCTGCTTCGCGTCGCGGCCACGCGTAACGAGATCGCGGTCCTGCGCTACGTGCCGCGCAGGCCCCGCGGCCTCGCGCTCGTCGTTGCGCACGGGTATTCATCGTCGAAGCAGAATCTCGATCCATTGTGCGCGTTTCTTGCCGCGCACGGTTTCGAGCTCTTCAGCCTTGACTTTCCCGGCCACAAGCTGGGTGCTTCGGGAGGACGCCTGCACGATTTCGAGGAGTGCCTCGACACGATGGCGTCGGTCACGCGCTCCGCGCGCTCGGAGTGCGGCGATCCTATCTTGCTCGGGCACAGCCTCGGAGCGGTGACCGCGCTCGTCTGCGCAGCCCGCGATCCGGCGATTCCGGGAGTCGTCGCGATCGCAACCGGGTATCGCCGGCCGGCCGCGCTCGACGCGCTGCAACGAAACGTCACCGTCGATCTGCGCGCTGCCTACGTGGACGGCCCGTCGTTACCCGAGCTCTTTGCGGGCGTCGATGAGCGCCTCGACGAGGCGCTCCCGCTGCTCGCGGGGCGACCCGCGCTCTACGTGGCGGCCGAACGCGACGCGATGGTTCCACCGTCGAGCGTGAAGGAGCTGTACGAGCGCGCGCCCGAGCCCAAGCGCTTTGCACGCGTCGAGAGCAATCACACCGCGGCAGGCGAGCACGCGCGAACGCCGGTGCTGCAATGGCTAAACGAGTTGCAGCCGCGCACGTGA
- the moeB gene encoding molybdopterin-synthase adenylyltransferase MoeB yields the protein MAKRVAAAHVSSLQAAELRRYSRHLLIPEVGLAGQERLARSRALVIGSGGLGSPALQYLAAAGVGRIGIIDDDVVDETNLQRQTIFATSDVGTPKAQAAAERVHAINPFVAVDALHLRFAQENARELVALYDVVLDCSDRFPTRYLVNDACILEAKPDVYGSIFRFDGQIGVFTKGAPCYRCLYPEPPPAGSVPTCAEGGVLGVLAGIVGSWQANEALKLLLGIGEPLAGRLMLIDALGARTREVSFARDPACALCGEERVLDEAREMDYGAPTLGAGEEVDAADLDAVLGEWTLLDVREPHEAVLGIIAGAVAIPASQLEARLHELDSAKPYVVACRVGAKSQWAVQRMRDAGFTRVRHVRGGLLVYAARHDEFAFF from the coding sequence ATGGCTAAACGAGTTGCAGCCGCGCACGTGAGCTCGCTTCAGGCTGCCGAACTACGGCGATACAGCAGGCATCTGCTGATCCCGGAGGTTGGCCTTGCGGGACAAGAGCGACTCGCACGTTCGCGCGCGCTCGTGATCGGCAGTGGCGGCCTGGGCTCGCCGGCGCTGCAGTACCTTGCCGCCGCGGGCGTCGGGCGCATCGGCATCATCGACGATGACGTCGTCGACGAGACGAACTTGCAGCGGCAGACGATCTTTGCGACGAGCGACGTCGGAACGCCGAAGGCGCAAGCCGCAGCAGAGCGCGTTCACGCAATCAACCCGTTCGTCGCGGTGGACGCGCTGCATCTGCGGTTTGCGCAAGAAAACGCGCGGGAGCTCGTTGCACTCTACGACGTCGTGCTCGATTGTAGCGATCGCTTTCCCACGCGGTACCTCGTCAACGATGCATGCATTCTCGAAGCTAAACCCGACGTGTACGGTTCGATCTTCCGGTTTGACGGCCAGATCGGCGTCTTCACGAAGGGCGCGCCTTGCTACCGGTGCCTCTATCCCGAACCTCCTCCGGCGGGAAGCGTGCCGACCTGCGCGGAGGGGGGCGTCCTCGGCGTTCTCGCAGGCATCGTGGGATCGTGGCAGGCGAACGAGGCGCTCAAGCTGCTGCTGGGAATCGGCGAGCCGCTTGCCGGCCGCCTGATGCTGATCGATGCGCTTGGCGCGCGAACGCGCGAGGTATCTTTCGCGCGAGATCCGGCGTGCGCGCTCTGCGGGGAAGAGCGCGTACTAGATGAAGCGCGGGAGATGGACTACGGGGCGCCGACCTTGGGCGCGGGGGAGGAGGTCGACGCGGCGGACCTGGATGCGGTCCTCGGTGAATGGACGCTGCTCGACGTGCGGGAGCCGCACGAAGCCGTCCTCGGAATCATCGCCGGCGCGGTTGCGATTCCGGCTAGCCAGCTCGAAGCGCGCCTGCACGAGCTTGACAGCGCGAAACCGTATGTGGTTGCGTGCCGCGTGGGCGCGAAATCGCAGTGGGCCGTCCAGCGTATGCGTGACGCCGGCTTCACTCGCGTGCGTCACGTGCGCGGCGGGTTGCTCGTCTACGCCGCGCGGCACGACGAGTTCGCGTTCTTCTAG
- a CDS encoding aldo/keto reductase — translation MKQRLFGKTGVAVPVIGQGTWDIPERGDGRAHALAALRRGIELGMTHVDTAEMYGAGRVEEIVGEAIAGIARDGLFIASKVLPSNASFEGTLAACDASLRRLRLDYLDLYMLHWPSEYPLAETMRAFERLVRDGKTRFVGVSNFELEEMQEAMRDLRDVPLACNQVLYHLRERGVERRLIPAARDAQAAVVAYTPFGRGSFPRALAAPGGVLDRVARKHGVTPRTVILAFLTREPNVFTIPKASSITHVEENARAGDLQLDAEDVAAIDAASPMGPDGPLATL, via the coding sequence ATGAAGCAGAGGCTCTTCGGAAAAACGGGCGTCGCGGTGCCCGTCATCGGTCAAGGAACATGGGATATTCCCGAGCGCGGCGACGGGCGCGCGCACGCGCTCGCCGCGCTCCGGCGGGGCATCGAGTTGGGCATGACGCACGTCGATACGGCAGAGATGTACGGGGCTGGACGCGTGGAGGAGATCGTCGGCGAAGCGATCGCCGGCATTGCGAGAGACGGTCTCTTCATCGCGAGCAAAGTTCTCCCGAGCAATGCGAGCTTCGAGGGAACGCTTGCGGCATGCGATGCCTCCTTGCGGCGCTTGCGGCTCGACTATCTCGACCTCTACATGCTGCATTGGCCCTCGGAGTATCCACTGGCGGAGACGATGCGTGCGTTCGAGCGTCTGGTGCGCGACGGCAAGACGCGCTTCGTCGGCGTGAGCAACTTCGAGCTCGAGGAGATGCAGGAAGCGATGCGTGATCTTCGAGACGTTCCGCTAGCGTGCAATCAGGTGCTCTATCACCTGCGCGAACGCGGCGTCGAGCGGCGCCTAATCCCGGCGGCACGCGATGCCCAAGCAGCCGTCGTGGCGTACACGCCGTTCGGTCGCGGAAGCTTCCCGCGCGCTCTCGCTGCGCCCGGCGGCGTTCTCGATCGGGTCGCGCGCAAGCACGGTGTGACGCCGCGAACGGTGATTCTCGCATTTCTGACGCGCGAGCCGAACGTGTTCACGATTCCGAAGGCATCGAGCATCACGCACGTGGAAGAGAACGCTCGTGCCGGCGACTTGCAGCTCGATGCCGAGGACGTCGCGGCGATCGACGCGGCATCGCCCATGGGCCCCGATGGACCGCTCGCAACGCTCTGA